Proteins from one Oncorhynchus masou masou isolate Uvic2021 chromosome 12, UVic_Omas_1.1, whole genome shotgun sequence genomic window:
- the micu2 gene encoding calcium uptake protein 2, mitochondrial isoform X1: protein MASWGRAAGVLRNLLTRPWSYRALHRALGPGILGTLVGSGLIYYHYEPSKRFFPFTVHAEEEKLLPVFQHSARRMCFNQFASMTYNKELYMTPRDFLFSIMLENVDRKLPKKALTKKEVDKMLDAASRVQAGNSLFRHFGDDGLISYTEYLFLLTILTKPHTGFHIAFKMLDIDGNEHVDRKEFLKLKKIIGKRKETVPKEGATDMKPVAEGDDVNTTLQAFFFGRNGENKLQYKGFCRFMEDLQAEVQEMEFLQFSKGMDTMRREDFAEWLLHYTNEEANEAYWENMRKRIPAGQVKRNSITFDEFKAFCLFTNNLEDFAFSVKMISEANRPIGMVQFRRAVKIATGHDLSENVLDTVFKIFDLDGDNCLSHKEFIGVMEDRVLRGLKVQPQRGITNYWKCVKRETLKGAQEALRDTGSPF, encoded by the exons ATGGCTAGCTGGGGAAGGGCTGCTGGAGTTTTGAGAAACTTGTTGACTAGACCTTGGTCGTACAGAGCGCTGCATCGTGCCTTGGGACCTGGCATTTTGGGGACTCTCGTTGGAAGCGGACTGATATATTATCACTATGAACCGAGCAAGAGGTTTTTTCCCTTCACCGTTCATGCGGAGGAAGAAAAG TTGCTTCCAGTGTTCCAGCATTCTGCCAGACGGATGTGCTTCAACCAGTTTGCTTCCATGACGTACAATAAGGAACTCTACATGACACCAAGGGATTTCCTCTTCTCAATCATGTTGGAGAATGTTGACC GTAAATTACCAAAGAAAGCTCTAACCAAAAAG GAGGTGGATAAGATGCTGGATGCTGCCTCACGGGTCCAGGCAGGTAACAGTCTGTTCAGACACTTCGGCGACGATG GTCTGATATCCTACACAGAGTACCTGTTCCTGTTGACTATTCTGACCA AGCCACACACAGGATTTCATATAGCTTTCAAAATGCTTGATATTGATGGCAATGAGCATGTGGACAGAAAGGAGTTTCTCAAG CTCAAGAAAATAATTGGGAAAAGAAAAGAGACAGTGCCTAAGGAAGGTGCCACAGACATG AAACCAGTCGCAGAGGGGGATGATGTGAACACTACACTGCAGGCCTTCTTCTTTGGCAGGAATGGTGAAAACAAGCTTCAGTACAAGGGATTTTGCAG GTTCATGGAGGACCTGCAGGCGGAGGTGCAGGAGATGGAGTTCCTGCAGTTCTCCAAAGGTATGGACACCATGCGGCGGGAGGACTTTGCCGAGTGGCTGCTGCACTACACCAACGAGGAAGCCAACGAGGCCTACTGGGAGAACATGAGGAAGAGGATCCCTGCGGGCCAGGTAAAAAGGAAT AGCATCACATTTGACGAGTTCAAAGCGTTCTGCCTCTTCACCAACAACCTGGAGGACTTTGCCTTCTCTGTGAAAATGATAAGTGAAGCCAACCGACCTATCGGAATGG TCCAATTTAGGCGAGCTGTGAAGATTGCCACAGGGCACGACCTCTCTGAGAACGTGCTGGACACTGTGTTCAAGATCTTTGACCTGGACGGCGATAACTGTCTGAGCCACAAGGAGTTTATCGGAGTGATGGAAGACAGAGTACTGCGCGGCTTGAAG GTGCAGCCCCAGCGTGGCATCACAAATTACTGGAAGTGTGTGAAGAGGGAGACCCTAAAGGGGGCCCAAGAGGCCCTCCGGGACACCGGAAGCCCTTTTTGA
- the micu2 gene encoding calcium uptake protein 2, mitochondrial isoform X3: MCFNQFASMTYNKELYMTPRDFLFSIMLENVDRKLPKKALTKKEVDKMLDAASRVQAGNSLFRHFGDDGLISYTEYLFLLTILTKPHTGFHIAFKMLDIDGNEHVDRKEFLKLKKIIGKRKETVPKEGATDMKPVAEGDDVNTTLQAFFFGRNGENKLQYKGFCRFMEDLQAEVQEMEFLQFSKGMDTMRREDFAEWLLHYTNEEANEAYWENMRKRIPAGQVKRNSITFDEFKAFCLFTNNLEDFAFSVKMISEANRPIGMVQFRRAVKIATGHDLSENVLDTVFKIFDLDGDNCLSHKEFIGVMEDRVLRGLKVQPQRGITNYWKCVKRETLKGAQEALRDTGSPF, translated from the exons ATGTGCTTCAACCAGTTTGCTTCCATGACGTACAATAAGGAACTCTACATGACACCAAGGGATTTCCTCTTCTCAATCATGTTGGAGAATGTTGACC GTAAATTACCAAAGAAAGCTCTAACCAAAAAG GAGGTGGATAAGATGCTGGATGCTGCCTCACGGGTCCAGGCAGGTAACAGTCTGTTCAGACACTTCGGCGACGATG GTCTGATATCCTACACAGAGTACCTGTTCCTGTTGACTATTCTGACCA AGCCACACACAGGATTTCATATAGCTTTCAAAATGCTTGATATTGATGGCAATGAGCATGTGGACAGAAAGGAGTTTCTCAAG CTCAAGAAAATAATTGGGAAAAGAAAAGAGACAGTGCCTAAGGAAGGTGCCACAGACATG AAACCAGTCGCAGAGGGGGATGATGTGAACACTACACTGCAGGCCTTCTTCTTTGGCAGGAATGGTGAAAACAAGCTTCAGTACAAGGGATTTTGCAG GTTCATGGAGGACCTGCAGGCGGAGGTGCAGGAGATGGAGTTCCTGCAGTTCTCCAAAGGTATGGACACCATGCGGCGGGAGGACTTTGCCGAGTGGCTGCTGCACTACACCAACGAGGAAGCCAACGAGGCCTACTGGGAGAACATGAGGAAGAGGATCCCTGCGGGCCAGGTAAAAAGGAAT AGCATCACATTTGACGAGTTCAAAGCGTTCTGCCTCTTCACCAACAACCTGGAGGACTTTGCCTTCTCTGTGAAAATGATAAGTGAAGCCAACCGACCTATCGGAATGG TCCAATTTAGGCGAGCTGTGAAGATTGCCACAGGGCACGACCTCTCTGAGAACGTGCTGGACACTGTGTTCAAGATCTTTGACCTGGACGGCGATAACTGTCTGAGCCACAAGGAGTTTATCGGAGTGATGGAAGACAGAGTACTGCGCGGCTTGAAG GTGCAGCCCCAGCGTGGCATCACAAATTACTGGAAGTGTGTGAAGAGGGAGACCCTAAAGGGGGCCCAAGAGGCCCTCCGGGACACCGGAAGCCCTTTTTGA
- the LOC135550834 gene encoding interferon regulatory factor 2-binding protein 1-like yields the protein MSSASQTSSRRQWCYLCDLPKMPWAMLWEFSEAVCRGCVNYDGADRIELLIETARQLKSSHGVLDGRSPGPQQGKPSSGGPMEGGRQHAERLDRVRGEYGVSPRLPNGLHRAEDVSMSEGSRQSPNTRRAMAGAIPALHGTIPHALISQGLVGPPHGLLTPVLGTRAGGQQIVGSSGPIMGDVSRRQVVSAMSLGAGASALVGLEAGWRNGEVMAELAESARSRAEGWPNRPKVVREVLVTLCGCAPFSVRFRKDHNLVGRILAFEAGAGPEFELKVFVEYPSGSGIVFSGITELVRQMFRDSNKDAGKAVNSGLRYVEYERRQSAGDWRALTELLSDGVRSFKEPPMPDVLPQLYADGGMPMVPAVRSAPPKGAARRRKASPGSENGESEGRPMGDHPARDPWPRGAYPGMEPLGSGMPNPQECPPRSHSQPSPISALMGVADSLSSNQMSRDGPGMSSAHSSASGRPTSGSPSSASAAVSQAVMGQGGPSTTSVGESGSGTPSALLCCTLCRERLEDTHFVQCPSVPHHKFCFPCTRGSIRSQGPGGEVYCPSGERCPLAGSTVPWAFMQGEISTILAGDGDVTVKKENDP from the coding sequence ATGTCGTCTGCCTCACAGACATCCTCTAGGCGGCAATGGTGCTATCTCTGCGATCTGCCCAAGATGCCCTGGGCCATGCTCTGGGAATTCAGCGAAGCTGTTTGCCGGGGATGCGTGAACTACGACGGGGCAGACAGAATCGAGCTTCTAATTGAGACTGCCAGGCAGTTGAAGAGCAGTCACGGTGTTTTGGACGGAAGGTCCCCAGGCCCTCAGCAAGGAAAACCCAGCTCAGGTGGGCcaatggaaggagggaggcagcACGCAGAGCGtttagacagggttaggggagAGTATGGAGTTTCCCCCCGTCTCCCCAATGGTCTGCACAGAGCTGAGGATGTGAGTATGTCAGAAGGGAGCAGACAGAGCCCCAACACCAGACGGGCTATGGCTGGGGCCATACCTGCTCTACATGGGACCATACCTCATGCTTTGATATCCCAGGGGTTAGTGGGGCCCCCTCACGGCTTGTTGACTCCCGTTTTAGGCACCAGGGCTGGGGGGCAACAGATTGTTGGCTCATCTGGCCCTATAATGGGTGATGTTAGTAGGCGTCAGGTAGTGTCAGCCATGTCGCTGGGAGCTGGCGCCTCTGCTCTGGTGGGTCTGGAAGCAGGCTGGAGGAATGGGGAGGTCATGGCTGAGCTAGCGGAGAGCGCCAGGAGCCGGGCAGAGGGCTGGCCCAACCGCCCCAAAGTGGTAAGAGAAGTCCTGGTGACCCTCTGTGGCTGTGCCCCCTTCAGTGTGCGCTTCAGGAAAGACCACAACTTGGTGGGGCGCATCCTCGCTTTCGAAGCCGGGGCCGGGCCAGAGTTTGAGCTGAAGGTGTTTGTGGAGTACCCCAGCGGCTCTGGAATAGTGTTCTCTGGCATCACGGAGCTGGTCAGGCAGATGTTCCGTGACTCTAACAAAGACGCAGGCAAAGCAGTGAACTCTGGGCTGCGCTACGTGGAATACGAGAGGCGGCAGAGCGCTGGGGACTGGCGTGCACTCACTGAGCTCCTGAGCGATGGCGTGCGTTCATTTAAGGAGCCACCGATGCCCGATGTTCTTCCACAGTTGTACGCAGATGGCGGCATGCCAATGGTGCCTGCCGTTCGCTCTGCACCTCCAAAGGGTGCTGCACGGCGACGCAAAGCATCCCCTGGCTCAGAAAacggagagagtgaaggaaggCCCATGGGGGATCACCCAGCCAGGGATCCCTGGCCTCGAGGTGCCTATCCAGGCATGGAGCCCCTGGGCTCAGGCATGCCCAACCCCCAGGAATGCCCGCCCCGCTCCCACAGCCAGCCCTCACCCATCTCAGCGCTCATGGGAGTGGCCGACAGCCTGAGCTCCAACCAGATGTCCCGAGATGGCCCCGGGATGTCCTCGGCCCACTCCTCCGCATCTGGTCGCCCAACCAGTGGCAGTCCCTCTTCAGCCTCTGCTGCAGTCTCCCAGGCAGTTATGGGCCAAGGGGGGCCAAGCACCACCAGCGTTGGGGAGTCTGGAAGCGGCACCCCAAGCGCCCTGCTCTGCTGCACCCTTTGCCGAGAGCGCCTGGAGGACACTCATTTTGTCCAGTGTCCATCTGTCCCGCACCACAAGTTCTGCTTCCCATGCACGCGCGGCTCCATTCGCAGCCAGGGACCCGGAGGAGAGGTGTACTGCCCCAGCGGCGAGCGCTGCCCTCTGGCTGGATCCACCGTACCCTGGGCCTTCATGCAGGGAGAGATCTCCACCATCCTTGCCGGAGACGGAGACGTGACGGTAAAGAAGGAGAACGACCCCTGA
- the micu2 gene encoding calcium uptake protein 2, mitochondrial isoform X2, with product MASWGRAAGVLRNLLTRPWSYRALHRALGPGILGTLVGSGLIYYHYEPSKRFFPFTVHAEEEKLLPVFQHSARRMCFNQFASMTYNKELYMTPRDFLFSIMLENVDRKLPKKALTKKEVDKMLDAASRVQAGNSLFRHFGDDGLISYTEYLFLLTILTKPHTGFHIAFKMLDIDGNEHVDRKEFLKLKKIIGKRKETVPKEGATDMKPVAEGDDVNTTLQAFFFGRNGENKLQYKGFCRFMEDLQAEVQEMEFLQFSKGMDTMRREDFAEWLLHYTNEEANEAYWENMRKRIPAGQSITFDEFKAFCLFTNNLEDFAFSVKMISEANRPIGMVQFRRAVKIATGHDLSENVLDTVFKIFDLDGDNCLSHKEFIGVMEDRVLRGLKVQPQRGITNYWKCVKRETLKGAQEALRDTGSPF from the exons ATGGCTAGCTGGGGAAGGGCTGCTGGAGTTTTGAGAAACTTGTTGACTAGACCTTGGTCGTACAGAGCGCTGCATCGTGCCTTGGGACCTGGCATTTTGGGGACTCTCGTTGGAAGCGGACTGATATATTATCACTATGAACCGAGCAAGAGGTTTTTTCCCTTCACCGTTCATGCGGAGGAAGAAAAG TTGCTTCCAGTGTTCCAGCATTCTGCCAGACGGATGTGCTTCAACCAGTTTGCTTCCATGACGTACAATAAGGAACTCTACATGACACCAAGGGATTTCCTCTTCTCAATCATGTTGGAGAATGTTGACC GTAAATTACCAAAGAAAGCTCTAACCAAAAAG GAGGTGGATAAGATGCTGGATGCTGCCTCACGGGTCCAGGCAGGTAACAGTCTGTTCAGACACTTCGGCGACGATG GTCTGATATCCTACACAGAGTACCTGTTCCTGTTGACTATTCTGACCA AGCCACACACAGGATTTCATATAGCTTTCAAAATGCTTGATATTGATGGCAATGAGCATGTGGACAGAAAGGAGTTTCTCAAG CTCAAGAAAATAATTGGGAAAAGAAAAGAGACAGTGCCTAAGGAAGGTGCCACAGACATG AAACCAGTCGCAGAGGGGGATGATGTGAACACTACACTGCAGGCCTTCTTCTTTGGCAGGAATGGTGAAAACAAGCTTCAGTACAAGGGATTTTGCAG GTTCATGGAGGACCTGCAGGCGGAGGTGCAGGAGATGGAGTTCCTGCAGTTCTCCAAAGGTATGGACACCATGCGGCGGGAGGACTTTGCCGAGTGGCTGCTGCACTACACCAACGAGGAAGCCAACGAGGCCTACTGGGAGAACATGAGGAAGAGGATCCCTGCGGGCCAG AGCATCACATTTGACGAGTTCAAAGCGTTCTGCCTCTTCACCAACAACCTGGAGGACTTTGCCTTCTCTGTGAAAATGATAAGTGAAGCCAACCGACCTATCGGAATGG TCCAATTTAGGCGAGCTGTGAAGATTGCCACAGGGCACGACCTCTCTGAGAACGTGCTGGACACTGTGTTCAAGATCTTTGACCTGGACGGCGATAACTGTCTGAGCCACAAGGAGTTTATCGGAGTGATGGAAGACAGAGTACTGCGCGGCTTGAAG GTGCAGCCCCAGCGTGGCATCACAAATTACTGGAAGTGTGTGAAGAGGGAGACCCTAAAGGGGGCCCAAGAGGCCCTCCGGGACACCGGAAGCCCTTTTTGA